The DNA segment CGACGTTCATTCCCCCGTGGTAGCCCGTCCGTCGCCCCCAGTAGCCTGCGTGTCGCCCTCCGCCTCCATTTCCTCCGAATCGATTTCCTCCGAATCGACGGCGGCGATGAGCTTCTCGTAGGTCGCGCGCATCGCCTCGGGGATGACCTTGGTGCCCGCGACCGTGGGCATGAAGTTGGTGTCGGCCGTCCAGCGCGGTACCACGTGCACGTGGAGGTGCTCCGGGATGCCCGCCCCCGCCGCCGCACCCTCGTTGAGCCCGACGTTGAAGCCGTCGGGCGCGAGCGTGGCCCGTAGCCACCCCATCACCCGGCGAATCGTCCGCGCGATCTCGACGTGCGTATCGTCGTCGAGGTCAGCGTAGGTCGGCACCTCGCGATAGGGGACGATGAGCAGGTGCCCGTTGTTATACGGGTAGAGGTTCATCACCACGAACACGGTCGTCCCGCGCCACACGACGAAGTGCTCGGCGTCCCGCTCGGGCGTGGCGGCGATGCGGCTGAAGACCGAGCCCGTGCCCGGTGGCGGCGGCTCGTACGCTTCCACGTGCGTGGCGCGCCAGGGACTCCAGAGGTGGTTCATAGCCGGGCTAGCGTTGATCTCCAAACAGGTCCGGCGTCTCGGCAAGCGCGCCTTCGAGGTGCAGCAACGCCCGCTTCTTGTCGAGGCCGCCGAGGAAGCCTGTCAGGCTACCGTCGGCTCCGACGACGCGGTGGCAGGGCACCACCACCGGCAGCGGGTTCGCCGCGTTGGCTCGGCCGACCGCTTGCGCGGCTCCGGGCTGACCGAGCTGCTTGGCAAGTGCTCCGTAGCTCGTCACCGCGCCGTAGGGCAACGCTTGCAACGCCGACCACACGCGCTGCTGAAACGGCGTGCCCGACGGGGCGAGGGAGAGGTCGAACGTGCGCCGGTCGCCTGCGAAGTACGCCGTGAGTTGCGCCAGCGCCTCCGCGCAGCGTGCGGGGGCGATGGTCACAGCTTCGCCCATCCGGGCCTCGGCCTCGTCCACCGAGGCGAACGCCGTCCGCACGAGAGCGCCGTCGCCGTCGACGATTACGAGAAACGGCCCGAGCGGCGTGGCGAGGTCAGCGGCGCAGAGCATGGGAACGCAGGGATAGGAGCACGGCAGCAGTACGAGATACGAAACGAGCCCCGACCGCCGCTCCCACATCAACCCCGCGCGTCACCCGTGCCGCGCTATCGCAATGCGCCTTCGAGCGCTGTCGCGGCGTCCGTCGAGGCGTCGCGGTACTTCACGATCACGGGCGCAGCCAGCGCCAGGCCGTGCTGTTGCCCGAACTCGGACGAGACGGTCCGGCTGCCGGGCACGACGACCGCCCCGGCGGGGATTTCGAGCTGGCCGGACTCGCCGCGCGTGTGGATGATCTCATTCACGAGATCGTAGACCCGCGACGAGCCGGTGAGGATCACGCCCGCAGCTAGGACGGCTCCTTCGCGCACGACACAACCCTCGTAGACGCCGCACCCGCCGCCTACAAACACATGGTCCTCGACCACGACGGGCACCGCGCCGACCGGCTCCAGCACGCCGCCGATCTGAGCCGCTGCAGAGAGGTGTACGTGCTTCCCGATCTGCGCACAGCTACCCACGAGCGCGTGCGAGTCCACCATCGTGCCCGCATCCACGTAGGCGCCGACGTTGACGTACATCGGCGGCATGCACACGACGCCGCGCGCCAGGTGCGCCCCGCGCCGAATCGTCGAGCCGCCAGGCACCACGCGCACGCCATCGGCTAGCGTCATCGGCTTCGTCGGGTAGGTGTCTTTGTCGAAGAAGCGGAACGCGCCCTCGGACTGGTCCACGATCTCGCCGAGGCGGAAGCCGAGCAGGATGCCCTGCTTCACCCAGCCGTTCGCATGCCACGTGCCGTCCTCTGCGCGCTCGGCCGACCGCACCTCCCCTGCATCGAGCGCGTCGAGGAAGTCGCCCAGGACCGGCAGCGCCGCGGCCCGGTCGAGGTCAGGCGTGGCGACGAGGGCTTCGATGCGGGTACGGAGGTCAGACACGGGGCGACAGGGGAAGGCGTGCGAGAGAAATCGGCGGGACCCGACCCCCGAGGTATCGGGTCTGTTCCGTTCACCGGCGATGCTTTACACGTCTCGCTGGAGGTAGCCGTCGTAGTCCGGAAGCTGGCGCTCGTAGGGCCCGGCCATCAGCGGCGAGGCGATGAGGTAGTCAGCCGTTGTCTCGTTGCAGGCGACGGCCACGTTCCACACCACGGTGATGCGCAGGAGCGCCTTCACGTCGGGGTCGTGCGGCTGGGCATGGAGGGGGTCCCAGAAGAAAATCAGCACGTCGATGCCGCCCTCGGCGATGCGCGCGCCGAGCTGCTGATCGCCGCCGAGCGGGCCGCTCTGGAAGCGATGCACGTCCAGCCCGAGCGTCTCCTGAAGCAGCTTGCCCGTCGTGCCGGTCGCGTAGAGATGATGCCCTGTGAGCGCGCCGCGGTGCCGCTCGGCCCAGGCGAGCAGGTCGTCCTTCTTGTAGTCATGCGCCACGAGAGCGACGTGCTTGGCAGCGGTCATGGGCGAGGCGAGCCTAGGCCGCGTCTAGGTGCGCGAGCAGGTCAAACTGCGCGAGGTGGTGGCGGACGTGCTTGTGGTGGAAGCGCGCCCAGCCGTCCTGGCCGAGCGGGCCGAAGTACGGGTGGACGTGCGTCGCGTCGGGGTGAGCCGTCCAGTGCGCCTCGTAGCGCTGGACATGATCCATGAGCTTCGCGCGGGCGGCGTCGAGGCCGGCGTAGCGCAGCTTCGGCAGCGTGCCACTCTTGAACGGGTCGAAGTTGCGCGGGAAGGGATCGTCGGACTGGAGCGCGGCCTGCCGCCGGTCCCACTTTGCCTCAGGCGGCGTGACGGGCGAGGTCACGCGCCCATAGCTGAGCGCAGCCAGCAGCCCGAGGTGCTCCACCATGTGCTGCGGCGCCATCCGGCCCCACGCGGGTGCCCCGTCGGCCGCGAGGTAGTCGAGGGGAGCGACGAGGACGCGGAGGGGCGTGGACACAACAGCGAGGGGCATAACAGCGAGGGACACAGCAGCGAGGCGAACGAGGAAGGAGCGCTAGCCGCCGACCGGCGTGCACAGCTCGACGATGACACCGTTGAGGTCGCGGACGTAGGCGACGGTCTGCCCCCACGGCTTCTGCGTCGGCTCGGCCAGCACCGCAGCGCCCGCCTCGGTGGCCCGCTCGAACGCCGCGGCCACATCGTCGGTCACCAGCGCCACCTCAAAGGCTGCGGGCGGCGCCGACGAATCGGCGGGGCGATAGGCCGCGGTGAAGTTCGAGGCGGCCAGTTCGTCGGCCGCAAAGGCGAGGACGGTCGCCCCCGTCTCTAGCTCGGCATAGTCGCCGGACTCGTGGACGAAGCGCCGGGCGAGCCCAAACGCCTGCTCGTAAAACGCCACAGCGCGTTCGACGTCTGGGACATAGAGAATGAGATAACCGAGAAGCATGGAGGGCGAGGCGAGGAGGTTAGTGGACACGCCTCGCAAGATAGGCGGCGCGCGCCTCGTCGGGCACCTGCCCGTTGTCCTCCGGCAGCGCGTCGAGATCGATACGCTGGGCCCTGGCAGATGGTGTCTGAGTCAATGGCGCCTCGGCCGGCGTCGTCTGGGCTTCGGACGCCGTCTGGGCACGATAGTCGGCCTCCACGATCTCCCAGTCCCGGCTCGTCACGATGGCTTCGAGGTGCTCGATGCGCCGGAGCAGGCGCGCCGTGTCCACGTCCTGCGTCTGGCGGTGCCGCGCCTCCTCTTCGTCGACGGCCTCATGGACGAGCGCACGCAGCCGTTCGATCGACGCCTCGTCCTCATCGCGCTGGATGCCCATCAGCTCCTGCATCTTGCGCTCCTCCCACTTCGAGCCGAGGCCCGGCGTCCCAAACACCTCCGCGGCATGGCCCATCACGCCGAAGCCCCAGCCGAGGAACGCATAGATGAACCACAGGTGGCTCGGGTCGGTGAAGAGGTTGATCCCGAGCAGGATCGGCATCGTGACGAGGAAGCTGGCGAGGTGCCAGTAGAACTCCTTCAGCTTCACGACGTGCTGCCGCGCCTGCTCCTCGGTCATCGGGCCAACGGGCTTCTGGTAGCGGGACGGCGTGGCGGCCGTCAGGTCGGTCGGACGGGACATAGCGGGGCTCGGCTGCAAGGCTCGGCTGGACGAGAAACAACGCACCGAGCAACTACGGCTGCGCCTGCCGCGGTGTTGCGCCAGGCCATCAAGCGTGGGGCCGCACGTAGATCCGGCTAGGCGGTGATCCGCTCCGGCGCGCGGTTCCGTACTAGAGAGTGACCTGGGCCTTTCTCCCCAACCCCGACCAGCCATGCTGACCCGTTTTCTCCTGCTCCTGTTCGTCGTGACGCCGCTTACGCTTCTCGCGCCGCCCGCCGAGGCG comes from the Bacteroidota bacterium genome and includes:
- a CDS encoding HIT domain-containing protein, translated to MNHLWSPWRATHVEAYEPPPPGTGSVFSRIAATPERDAEHFVVWRGTTVFVVMNLYPYNNGHLLIVPYREVPTYADLDDDTHVEIARTIRRVMGWLRATLAPDGFNVGLNEGAAAGAGIPEHLHVHVVPRWTADTNFMPTVAGTKVIPEAMRATYEKLIAAVDSEEIDSEEMEAEGDTQATGGDGRATTGE
- a CDS encoding methylated-DNA--[protein]-cysteine S-methyltransferase, translated to MLCAADLATPLGPFLVIVDGDGALVRTAFASVDEAEARMGEAVTIAPARCAEALAQLTAYFAGDRRTFDLSLAPSGTPFQQRVWSALQALPYGAVTSYGALAKQLGQPGAAQAVGRANAANPLPVVVPCHRVVGADGSLTGFLGGLDKKRALLHLEGALAETPDLFGDQR
- a CDS encoding 2,3,4,5-tetrahydropyridine-2,6-dicarboxylate N-succinyltransferase codes for the protein MSDLRTRIEALVATPDLDRAAALPVLGDFLDALDAGEVRSAERAEDGTWHANGWVKQGILLGFRLGEIVDQSEGAFRFFDKDTYPTKPMTLADGVRVVPGGSTIRRGAHLARGVVCMPPMYVNVGAYVDAGTMVDSHALVGSCAQIGKHVHLSAAAQIGGVLEPVGAVPVVVEDHVFVGGGCGVYEGCVVREGAVLAAGVILTGSSRVYDLVNEIIHTRGESGQLEIPAGAVVVPGSRTVSSEFGQQHGLALAAPVIVKYRDASTDAATALEGALR
- a CDS encoding methylglyoxal synthase, which gives rise to MTAAKHVALVAHDYKKDDLLAWAERHRGALTGHHLYATGTTGKLLQETLGLDVHRFQSGPLGGDQQLGARIAEGGIDVLIFFWDPLHAQPHDPDVKALLRITVVWNVAVACNETTADYLIASPLMAGPYERQLPDYDGYLQRDV
- a CDS encoding DUF1569 domain-containing protein, yielding MPKLRYAGLDAARAKLMDHVQRYEAHWTAHPDATHVHPYFGPLGQDGWARFHHKHVRHHLAQFDLLAHLDAA
- a CDS encoding VOC family protein: MLLGYLILYVPDVERAVAFYEQAFGLARRFVHESGDYAELETGATVLAFAADELAASNFTAAYRPADSSAPPAAFEVALVTDDVAAAFERATEAGAAVLAEPTQKPWGQTVAYVRDLNGVIVELCTPVGG
- a CDS encoding 2TM domain-containing protein, encoding MSRPTDLTAATPSRYQKPVGPMTEEQARQHVVKLKEFYWHLASFLVTMPILLGINLFTDPSHLWFIYAFLGWGFGVMGHAAEVFGTPGLGSKWEERKMQELMGIQRDEDEASIERLRALVHEAVDEEEARHRQTQDVDTARLLRRIEHLEAIVTSRDWEIVEADYRAQTASEAQTTPAEAPLTQTPSARAQRIDLDALPEDNGQVPDEARAAYLARRVH